Below is a genomic region from Methylobacterium sp. FF17.
CTCCCGGCGGAATCGGCGCTCGCCGCGCGCTTCGGCGTGAACCGGCACACGGTGCGCCGGGCGCTCGGCGTGCTCGCCGAATGCGGGATGGTGCGGACCACGCAGGGCAAGGGCAGCTTCGTGGAGCAGGGCCCGATTCCCTATCCGATCGGTCCCCGGACCCGGTTCTCCGAGATCGTCTCGCGCACCGGCCGCGAGGCCTGGGGCGACCTGATCGCCGCCGCGACCGTGCCGGCCGATGCGGGCTGGGCCGAGGCCCTCGGCATCGCTCCGTCGACGCCGATCCTCGAACTCCTCACCGTGCACCGGGCCGACGGCGCCCCGATCTCGACGGCCCGGACCTGCCTGCCCCTGCCGCGCTTTGCCGGCTTCGACGCCGCCTACGCCGCCACCGGCTCGATCACCCGCGCCTATGCGGGCTTCGGGGTGGCCGACTATACCCGGCTCTCGACCCGGATCGGTGCCCGCCCCGCCGACGCCGAGGAGGCGGCACGCCTCGACATCGCCCCCGGTCGCACCCTGATCGCCCTGTCGAGCGTGAACGTGGACGCCGCCGGCACACGCATCCAGGCCACCCGCAGCCTGTTCGCCGCCGACCGGGTGGAACTGGTGGTGGAGTGAAGGGCTGTTCGGGCGGGGACCCCATGGACCAGTCCGGCCGCGCGCCGCTGACGTGAATTCAGATGTCACATCGAACGGCGCGGCGGCATTCACGGTGTGCCTGAAGCGAAACGCAGTCCGCTCCTATGACGAAGGTCTTTTGCGGAAGGCTGACCCGTCGCCCCGAAGCAGACACTCCGCCTCCGACCCAATGACATCATAGGAGCCAGTTTCTATCAGCCCCGAAAGCCGTCGTTCGCTAAGTTGGGTCCTGTCTGTAATTCGCCGAGGGACTGGGCGCAGTAACAGGAGCGAGAGCGCTCCTGTACCGCAGTGCTGCTGTCGGCACTTACGTCGCTACAGCACTTCCTGACGAGCCGTAGATTGACGAAAGCCCAAGTAAGACCTTTGACGAGGATAGTTTTAAGTATGGAAAACTGCCTCCTAAATTGCCGTCATCTTAGAGGCTGGGAGCGTAGTCGTCGTAGGATCTAGCATTGCTCAGACTGTAGGCAGCAGCTCCGCAACACCAGCCCCGACGACATTTCCGTACGCCTTCCTCTGGTGCAGCAGTGGCTCAGGTGCGGAGGTGGGATCGTCAGCAACGGACCTGGATCCCGTCGTCGATCGCGCCGGGGCGAAGGCAGGTCGGATAGTTTCCCCGAAGACGCAGTCGTCCTTTAGGCGCTCCGTAGCTTTTAACCCTTCTAACCCATTGGCAGAGAAACAATTTTTTCCTTGATCGGACTTTTTAGAGCCTGCAGGGATTTTTTGGCACGCACGGACGCGATCGGGAAACCAATGTTATGAGCCATTCACACCGGGCCTCTACGTTGACGGCCGTTCTTGCACTGGCGCCTCTGATATCGGTCAGCCCGGTCGCCGCTCAGGAAGCAGCGGTCGGGCTCGACGAACTTACTGTGGAAGGTGCCGCTGCGACCGCGGACGGAAACGGCTTGGGCGGCGGCAACGGCAGCGCTACGAGCGGAGGCGGCGGTGGCCCGAGCGGAGTCGTAGGCTACACAGCAAGAATCAGCCCCACGGCTACTAAGACCAACACACCGCTCATCGAGACACCGCAATCC
It encodes:
- the phnF gene encoding phosphonate metabolism transcriptional regulator PhnF, whose product is MNEAGDTGVTALQRGGGLAAWRQIADALANEIRSGAFAAGAQLPAESALAARFGVNRHTVRRALGVLAECGMVRTTQGKGSFVEQGPIPYPIGPRTRFSEIVSRTGREAWGDLIAAATVPADAGWAEALGIAPSTPILELLTVHRADGAPISTARTCLPLPRFAGFDAAYAATGSITRAYAGFGVADYTRLSTRIGARPADAEEAARLDIAPGRTLIALSSVNVDAAGTRIQATRSLFAADRVELVVE